In the Malaclemys terrapin pileata isolate rMalTer1 chromosome 3, rMalTer1.hap1, whole genome shotgun sequence genome, tattttaaataagttACAAAGTTACAAGTACGCAATGCTGTGAGTCAAGAGATCCCTTATTGGTAAGTGTGAATTGTGAAAATGGCCAAGAGGGATCGCACAAACCACTTTCTTTATCATTCCTTTCACAGCTCTCAGCTACACATTTAAGTCATACACAGAAGTCAAACTTCCAGTATGAGAGGGTTAGCTAACATTTATGTTTTCTCTTAAGGAAGTTCTCTAGCTAACAGGTCGCAATGCTCTTTATTAAATGGGTTTTTGTGTTAGTATTTTAGAACCCATCATCTTAGTTTTCTATAGGTGGCTGCCTTGTAAACACCATGTTGATGCAATAGAAGGTCCACTTTGGACTACAACAAGGATCCTGTTCTTTGCCCGGTATCACTCTAGGATGCTTTTAGTGTATTTATATGGGTTTCTGTTAAGCCCTCCGTGCTATTTTCTTAGATAATTTTTACCTTGAAAGCCCCAGACAAATGTCCCTTGGTTCAGGTTGGCTGGCAGATGAATGAAAAACCTTCCCCAGTTGTCTAAGTCCACCAGCACGATGTGAGTCATGGTGCGCAGATAGTCAAAATCTGGCAGTTCACTGTCTTCAAATGGataagaatatatattttaaaatttacctCTGTTTTTATTCAACCTGTACATCTCCAAACTCATTTGTGCTTTCAAAAGAAATCCACATAATTTGCAATTCTGTAAGAAATTCTAAGCAATAACTCTTAAAACTATAACATATAGTATGATCACCAAATGTAATTATTTTCATAGCAATTTTTTTGTAACCACTTGAGGTAACTTTTAGTAATCTGTAAATTTACTAGGCAGAGAACCACACTCAGGACTCTATATTTCATGCATGTAATAACTATTAGTTCAAGATGGAACTGTGTTCACGAAGCATAAAATATGCCCTTTTTATGCTCTATCAAACTTTCTACAAGACATTGAAGCTGTTGATCATTCAATTTAGTTTTAGAATTTACAACACAACACATTAAAACAAAGTTAATTTTTAACAACTGGCCAACTCCATGATCAGCAAAGACATGGCATATGAACAGGGAGTGTTGGTCATATTATAACAAAATATCTAACATGCATTTACAGAATGTGCATTTTAGCgggcaaagaaaaacccacgcaGTTAATATAATGTAAGCTGTGTTAAgttattacatacaaaaaactatgttaaaggaTCATTATTAAGATTGGAAAGTCAAGCACAGTGCATGATCATATAATAAAGAACCTTATCATAACGAATACATACAAGCGGGCCCAATAAAGATTACAATAGccttaggctaggtccacactacacgcctgattcggcgggtagagatcgatcttctgggatcgatttattgcgtctcatctggacgcgataaatcaatctcAGAAGCGCTCCCCCTTTgactgcagaactcctgctcaccgagaggaggaagagctgtcgacgggggagcttgcctgcgctgcatggacccgcagtaagtacacttagttcgatctaggaaacgtcgacttcagctacgctattctcgtagctgaagttgcgtttcctagatcgatcccctgccccagtgtggaccaaccctttattctagcatttcctaatgtttcagtgcttaactttgcaatcttaataatgcCCTTTAACATAGGAAATCACCCACAAAAAGCTAATTAAAAACCTGCAAAaccaaattccatcatgtggcttCATCATGACACCCACATGGGCCATCAGGTTGGAACCTTAaaatccactgcacagacttctgccacatAAGTTAACAGAATAACTGACAGCTGAGTAGGTTTTCATTCTCTATGTGGATCAGCTACTAGAGGGAGATGACACAGACTTTGCCAACAGGTTTTACTGATATTTGCTAGACAAGCTGAGGAAAGGAGAAACTCTGGAATCTTGGATTCCACGCCAGGCTCTGCAGGGGAGTGTGCTCCAGGGGGCACAGACTCTTATATCTCTTTCCCTTAAGCTCTTATACCTCTTTCCCTTATTCCTCTTTCTGCCTTGTCCCCTCCAACTTGTTCCTGTCCCAGTCCTGTTTCTTCCCACCCCTGGCTGCTTGTCTCAGACCCTGTCTCCTCACCTAGTTACTCCTTAGGTTTCCCATCACAGGCCCAGTCTCCTGCCCATCCCATCCTAGTTTCAGCATCTGGACTCtgcatcccagtctccttgccacGCCACACCCAGTCCCCACCAACATCCAGATCTTTTtgttctcctccctctctccttgcccagccagtcccaagtCACCTATCCTGGCTTCTCATCTGATCTCTCTCTTCCCTGACTCACCGCCATACCCATGTTCACAGTCCCCACTggcttccagtcccagtctccctccatAAACTCTTCATCCAGTTTCAGCGTCCCCCACTCCCACTGTGTACTTGTTCCAATCTCTtagcccagccagtcccagctaCCACTCCACACTATGGCTCCTTATCAGACCTATCTTGCTTGTGTTTCACCCCACTGGTTCCTAGTTCCAGccttcttgcccagccagtcccaaatttccccttGTTCTTCATCCAATCATGGTCTTCCATCCCTATATTTCACTCCCTGGCTCCCAGTATCAGTCTTCTCTCCCCCAGAGGCTTCTTGTCTCGTTTACTAGATCATCCTCAGATCCAGCTCTTGTCCtctctgcatttgagtcaggtgacttcctcctccacactgcatGGATCCAGCAGGGGAGTCTCCTGCTCTTAGTTCAAGTGCCAGGACATGGACTCATCATGGACTGGAGCAGCCAGGAAATGCTGCTTTTtaagggaaagtcctgctcatccCTCTTCAGCTCTGTGCTGGAGCATGCTCGGTGCAAATAATCTCTGGGGATTTTAGCTCTGACCCAGTATCAAGTGTCGACTGAGCATGTGCAATGGCTTATAAATTGGCTAAATTTGGATAGATTTTCATGGGGACGGAAAAAGGCATAGTCCTGACAAAAAGGCCACCCCTTGGCTacatttcaagtctctgctcaaAAACATGGGggcattttaaataaaaggttgccagaattttttaatatgGCCACAAACTACTTTTCTCTAGCTTCATTCTCGGAAATAGTTACAGAATAATTTATcagaaaaattcagcctgaggcacaCAACCTGTacagaaaatttcagtgaaaatgatTATAGTCTGGcaaaagttataagcaaatgaaaCCAGTCTTATAATAGAAAGCAtgaggcaaccttaataataggctgTGATACCCAGCATCACTGTATGTGAGTGCATGTGCGTGTGAGAGTgagtgaaaacacacacacacacacacacacacacacacacacgcataaagaaaatagaaaaatctCTCTTacatacgtacacacacacactttgtattCTCATAGGAGACCTTTCTTTACCCACCCTGGTCTTCCAAGGACTTCTATTCCCTGTGAGGACTCCACGTTGCAACCATTTGCCTTATCCAAAGGGAGGGTTTTGATAGGAATCTGTTTGGATCCCTTTACTGTTGGTATTTTCATGATGACAGGGAAtttttaagtgataccaagtgtTCCCAAGTCCCTTTTTATCTGATAATGAGCGATTCTGGGCCCAAGTCTCTCCAAGGGCATCTTCCACAGGGACACCAGCTGTTTGCTCATTTTAAAACACCACTTAATAGTAGGCAGGGTAGAGTAGTAATGCAGGTTATAAGTGGCTGCTTATGTACACTCAGGTTGGATAGAAGGAATGCTTTTCCTGAATGACATACATTTTGGAGTCAAAAGCTACCCCCTCTTGCTATGTGGTTCTCACAGCTTCCATGTGATTTTCCCTAGCTTTGACTTTACCTACTACTGGAGTGTCTTCTCCCTTCATAGAAAGGGTGATTGAGAGGAGAAAAAGAGGAAGAGCAGCATCTGAAGACTGCTGTCCAGTTCCAGCTAATTCCTGTGGTCAGTACAGAATTCCATGGTAAGCATGGTCCACAGAGTCTTGGTAAATTATTTGCATGGTACAAACAAGAAACAGATTTTATAAagcatttaataataaaaagttcAACTTTAGTTCTTGGGATTTGGCACAAGAAACTCACTAAAATTACAACTTTAAACATATAACTGAGTTTTCATTATTTCATATGTACAGACTGGATATAGGCGCATGGTATATTGACGTGTTCTGTTGAACAATTTCTATACGAGCATATTACAACTGTAATTTTTTCCTATTGTGCATTAAAAAACGAACTAAAGCCATAATTTCTACATACCTTCTTCACCAGGTTCTTCAGAACACGCTTTATTCtcacttctttctttccttctatcTTCTTCTCTCTTTAGAGAAGGAgattctgacttttttttaactttagttACATTTGCTGGAAACTTTAGTTTATCAGGCTTCTTGTCCACACAAGCACCACTGGCTGTAAAGTTGAAGACTTTGCTTTCTGATTCTGATCCAAAATGTGTTATATCAGGCTTTTGCAAGAAGCAGTGTTTATCATGATAGTGTTGATGGGCACTCACAATATCATGGAAATTTTTGTTGCATGCACCACATCTCACAACATACATCTCTTCATGGCTTTTCCTTGGGGTGTGACTTTTGCTGAGATGGTCATTCAAGTCTGTGAAATTTTGTGCCGTTGCTGAACAGAAGCAGCAGCGAAACCACAGATTGCCTTTTTCCAGTAGGGTTTTCTGACAATTCCGGTGATCTTCCTTTCTGTTTATTCTGGACATGTACTCTTCCCGGCAGCCGCAGGTTAGAAAGTCACCTTTTTCTAATAGTGTAATGTCgtctttattttttattgactCTTCAGACACAAACATGTAATCTGTGCTATGGAAACCCTTATAGTGGATTAGAAATTCTTCCTCAACATCGAAAAAAAGATCACCACAAAGGCCACAAAAATATTTAACCTGTATCTCTTGGCTGTGCTGCCCTTGGCAGTGTCGGTATAGTGTTTCCACTTTGTGAAAATGCTTTTTGCACAAGCCACAGCAATACCTGTGAAACTGATGGCTTCCTAAAGACATACAATGTTGTTTAACGCTGTCTTCAGACTCAAACATTTCCTCACAAATGCAGCATTGCCATTTTCCTAAAATAGGACTTCTCTCAAGGGACTGATCCACAGGGCTAGGAAGACGCTCTTTCCATTTAATGGAGATATTGCACAGTGTGTCAGAAGAAGATGCCAGAGGTTCGTTCTCTAGAGCTTCCTGTTCATAATAGTAAGAATGTCCACCATGAAATTCAGTCACATGTGCCATAATGTTCTCTTCTCTCAGTAGGTCTGTATTGCATGCCCGGCACCAGAAAATGAAGTTAGTTAAGTGTGCTCCTCCGTGGAACCGACTCATATGCAGACGGATGATGCTTGAGTTTTCAGCAAGCTTCCCACATACAGCACACTTGTGACAGATTCTATTTGCTGACAAAATGTGCTTTTCAACTGACTCTTCAGTTGAAAACTTCAGAAGGCATTCACAGAACCAGGCTTTTATTTTGCCTGTATTGTCTTGATGTAGGCTTACTCCAGcctcttgatttttttcttctaaatcttttttcctttttgaaatggCAGACTCATTTTCACAGACAGGCTCACTCAAAGTCAGTGGTCTCTTAAGGAGTGAAGATCTTGACTGATTTATAATCTGCCTCAACTGAGATGggtttttatttctttcattaaTATGGCAAAACATCAAGATGGATTCTTCCATTGTGGTAATAATTTTAACTTTGTGTTGAGTTGCATGGCTATGCTGGTTGATCTGGCTTTCATCTACAAAGAGTTTGTCACAGTTTTGACAGTGACCTCTTGCTTTAAATATTTCTGCAACCTGGGAGATGCTCTTTTCCGACAGTGATACAGGACCAGCATTACGACAACGAGTTCTAAATTGGATATAAAAATGACATTCACAGGTTTAAATATTCCAAACTTTACAGATGTACCTACAAAGTGATCCTTTAAAATACTCCACAGACATCTCCCACCACTAACTACATAAATTACTAAGGAAATACTAGagagtgggtgagataatatcttttattggaccaacttatgttggcgagagagaagctttcgagccacacagagctcttcttcaggtctgggaaaggtactcccagttTCACAGCAAAatgccagtacgtcccttggcccgtgccgcttccagcagctcccactggcctggagcagcgaaccacggccactgggagccgccaCTGGCCAAACCTGGggccgcggcaggtaaacaaaccggcccggcccgccaggggctttccctgcacaagcggtggaacaagtttgggaaccactggcataCACAGTTAGCTCATACgctaaggcagtggctctcaacctttccagactactgtacccctttcaggagtctgttttgtcttgcatacccctaagtttcacctcacttaaaaactactgacttacaaaatcagatataaaaatacaaaagtgtcacagcacactattactgacaaattgcttactttctcattttac is a window encoding:
- the ZNF451 gene encoding E3 SUMO-protein ligase ZNF451, which produces MESLSSAKARKCESAMQDESEDDIEFICEGPSRPVLDCIDLVSSDDEEPSSSSNVHRNVKRKDHIDYQKERVASTLDRLARHVEVEKQQKEEKNKAFKEKVDSQHAHGLQELEFIRGHSDTEAARLCVDQWLKMPGLKPGTINMGRKAVPHRTGQTPINSNPILCPVMHCNRKFDNGHLLLGHLKRFDHSPCDPAITLRGPPTNAVACVVCCKRFVTSQQYSDHLLSKIDDDDDDDGHKRNLPPQLIQCFACPYCFLLFSIRDECLQHMSGKNHFLQVFKLSGETGTPLPLSFPSYAKKLLIALCKEVPFQVKCTSCHQKLRSHMELTAHFRTRCRNAGPVSLSEKSISQVAEIFKARGHCQNCDKLFVDESQINQHSHATQHKVKIITTMEESILMFCHINERNKNPSQLRQIINQSRSSLLKRPLTLSEPVCENESAISKRKKDLEEKNQEAGVSLHQDNTGKIKAWFCECLLKFSTEESVEKHILSANRICHKCAVCGKLAENSSIIRLHMSRFHGGAHLTNFIFWCRACNTDLLREENIMAHVTEFHGGHSYYYEQEALENEPLASSSDTLCNISIKWKERLPSPVDQSLERSPILGKWQCCICEEMFESEDSVKQHCMSLGSHQFHRYCCGLCKKHFHKVETLYRHCQGQHSQEIQVKYFCGLCGDLFFDVEEEFLIHYKGFHSTDYMFVSEESIKNKDDITLLEKGDFLTCGCREEYMSRINRKEDHRNCQKTLLEKGNLWFRCCFCSATAQNFTDLNDHLSKSHTPRKSHEEMYVVRCGACNKNFHDIVSAHQHYHDKHCFLQKPDITHFGSESESKVFNFTASGACVDKKPDKLKFPANVTKVKKKSESPSLKREEDRRKERSENKACSEEPGEEDSELPDFDYLRTMTHIVLVDLDNWGRFFIHLPANLNQGTFVWGFQGGHSNWKPPEQCKIFNYLNKIGCFFLHPRCGTRREAADFALCMHAGRLDEHLPKQIPFTILSGDKSFLELEDQFKKTQRTAHILNPHDIDGDMMCALLNSISDTTKVSDSEEEDDIKTMQMSLQETKKQEEEDVELQEAIKRSLEEM